One genomic window of Malaciobacter molluscorum LMG 25693 includes the following:
- the carB gene encoding carbamoyl-phosphate synthase large subunit translates to MPKREDIKSILLIGSGPIIIGQACEFDYSGTQATKTLKELGYRVVLINSNPATIMTDPEFADKTYIEPITEEVVAKIIKQENIDAILPTMGGQTALNVATSMYDKGMLEGVKFLGANPEAIKKGEDRHLFNEAMVKIGMDLPKSKNAYTLEEAIEVAKEIGFPVISRASFTLAGGGSGVAYNMDEFKKLAEAGIEASPINEIEIMESMLGWKEYEMEVIRDRKDNCIIVCSIENLDPMGVHTGDSTTIAPALTLTDKEYQDMRNASFAILREIGVDTGGSNVQFAINPETGRMIVIEMNPRVSRSSALASKATGYPIAKVATLLAVGFTLDEITNDITGTAASFEPVIDYIVTKIPRFTFEKFPKADSTLTTGMKSVGEVMAIGRTFNESIQKALCSMETGLVGFDPICDNLDKIKAEIRRPNQDRLRYLMDAMRHGISNEEIFEMCSIDPWFLSKFREMYNLEKSINESILTDELMMRKIKSNGFSDKMIGKLINKSEEEVYQARKALNVEFEYNEVDTCAAEFKALTPYLYSSTNVHKLPKVKEEQSEDKKVLIIGGGPNRIGQGIEFDYCCVHASFALNEMGIKTIMYNCNPETVSTDYDTSDILYFEPIDFEHVRAVIEQEKPDGIIVHFGGQTPLKLANAIHDAGGKIIGTTAEVIDLAEDREKFSTFVEKAGLLQPDNGTAVEVEEAIEIAERIGYPVLVRPSFVLGGRGMKIVYSTDELKQYMDEAVSVSNDAPVLIDKFLDRAIELDVDCISDGKEVYIGGIMQHIEEAGVHSGDSACSLPPISIDDELIKEIEEKTKKMALGLGVVGLMNTQYAIHKGQIYLIEVNPRASRTVPFVSKATGMPLAKVATRVMWGETLREALNVYDKDIVYEDNGVLKPILKNHVAVKEAVFPFTKLSGSDMILTPEMKSTGEVMGISATFGESYAKAQSAAKNDLPTEGKVFISLSDLDKEFAPRIAQGLINEGFSIVATSGTHKVISEAGIECEKVLKISEGRPNITDSIANGEIALAFNTSDGKESSKDDGRNIRRAVLKNSVPYVTTASGALACVEAMKALKQKDGISVKSIQDFLHN, encoded by the coding sequence ATGCCAAAAAGAGAAGATATAAAATCTATTTTACTTATCGGTTCAGGTCCAATTATTATTGGTCAAGCATGCGAATTTGATTATTCAGGAACACAAGCTACTAAAACATTAAAAGAGTTAGGTTATAGAGTTGTATTAATTAACTCAAATCCAGCTACTATTATGACTGATCCTGAATTTGCTGACAAAACATATATTGAACCTATTACAGAAGAAGTTGTTGCAAAAATTATAAAACAAGAAAATATTGATGCTATTTTACCTACAATGGGAGGACAAACAGCACTAAATGTTGCTACTTCAATGTATGATAAAGGTATGTTAGAAGGTGTGAAATTTTTAGGTGCAAACCCAGAGGCTATTAAAAAAGGTGAAGATAGACACTTATTTAATGAAGCTATGGTAAAAATAGGTATGGATTTACCAAAAAGTAAAAATGCATATACGCTTGAAGAAGCAATTGAAGTTGCAAAAGAGATAGGGTTTCCAGTAATTAGTAGGGCTTCATTTACACTAGCCGGTGGTGGTTCTGGTGTTGCTTATAATATGGATGAATTCAAAAAACTAGCAGAGGCTGGTATAGAAGCATCTCCAATCAATGAAATTGAGATTATGGAATCAATGTTAGGTTGGAAAGAGTATGAAATGGAAGTTATCAGAGATAGAAAAGATAACTGTATTATTGTATGTTCTATTGAAAACTTAGATCCTATGGGTGTTCATACTGGTGATTCTACTACTATTGCACCTGCGCTTACTTTAACTGATAAAGAGTATCAAGATATGAGAAATGCATCTTTTGCAATTCTTAGAGAGATTGGTGTAGATACTGGTGGTTCAAATGTACAGTTTGCTATCAATCCAGAAACTGGAAGAATGATAGTAATTGAGATGAATCCAAGAGTTTCAAGAAGTTCTGCACTTGCTTCAAAAGCAACTGGTTATCCAATTGCTAAAGTTGCAACACTACTTGCAGTTGGATTTACTCTTGATGAAATTACAAATGATATTACAGGAACTGCTGCATCATTTGAGCCAGTTATTGACTATATTGTTACTAAAATCCCTAGATTTACTTTTGAGAAATTCCCTAAAGCAGACTCAACACTTACAACTGGTATGAAATCAGTTGGTGAAGTTATGGCTATTGGTAGAACTTTTAACGAATCAATTCAAAAAGCACTTTGTTCAATGGAGACAGGTCTTGTTGGATTTGATCCAATTTGTGATAATTTAGATAAAATCAAAGCAGAGATTAGAAGACCAAATCAAGATAGATTAAGATATTTGATGGATGCTATGAGACATGGTATCTCAAATGAAGAAATCTTTGAAATGTGTAGTATTGACCCTTGGTTTTTAAGTAAATTTAGAGAGATGTATAACTTAGAAAAATCTATAAATGAATCAATTTTAACAGATGAACTAATGATGAGAAAAATCAAATCAAATGGTTTCTCAGATAAAATGATTGGTAAACTTATAAATAAATCTGAAGAAGAAGTATATCAAGCAAGAAAAGCTTTAAATGTAGAGTTTGAATATAATGAAGTTGATACTTGCGCAGCTGAATTTAAAGCACTTACTCCTTATCTTTATTCTTCTACAAATGTACACAAATTACCAAAAGTAAAAGAAGAACAATCAGAAGATAAAAAAGTTCTTATTATTGGTGGTGGACCAAATAGAATCGGTCAAGGTATTGAGTTTGACTATTGTTGTGTTCATGCTTCATTTGCTTTAAATGAAATGGGTATAAAAACAATAATGTACAATTGTAACCCAGAAACTGTATCAACAGATTATGATACTTCTGATATTTTATACTTTGAACCAATTGACTTCGAACATGTAAGAGCTGTAATTGAGCAAGAAAAACCAGATGGTATTATTGTTCACTTTGGTGGACAAACTCCACTTAAATTAGCAAATGCTATTCATGATGCAGGTGGTAAGATTATTGGTACAACTGCTGAAGTTATTGACTTAGCAGAAGATAGAGAAAAATTCTCTACATTTGTTGAAAAAGCTGGATTATTACAACCAGACAATGGAACAGCAGTAGAAGTAGAAGAAGCTATTGAGATCGCTGAAAGAATTGGATACCCAGTACTTGTAAGACCATCTTTTGTACTTGGTGGTAGAGGTATGAAGATTGTTTATTCAACTGATGAATTAAAACAATACATGGATGAAGCAGTATCTGTATCAAATGATGCTCCAGTTTTAATTGATAAATTTCTAGATAGAGCAATAGAACTTGATGTTGATTGTATTAGTGATGGAAAAGAGGTTTATATTGGTGGTATTATGCAACATATTGAAGAAGCTGGTGTTCACTCAGGAGATTCAGCTTGTTCTTTACCTCCAATCTCTATTGATGATGAACTTATCAAAGAAATAGAAGAAAAAACTAAAAAAATGGCTTTGGGGCTTGGTGTAGTAGGTCTTATGAATACACAGTATGCTATTCATAAAGGTCAAATTTACTTAATCGAAGTAAATCCAAGAGCATCAAGAACAGTTCCATTTGTATCAAAAGCAACTGGAATGCCTTTAGCAAAAGTAGCTACAAGAGTAATGTGGGGTGAAACTTTAAGAGAAGCATTAAATGTATATGATAAAGATATTGTATATGAAGATAATGGTGTATTAAAACCTATTTTGAAAAATCATGTGGCAGTTAAAGAAGCAGTATTTCCATTTACTAAATTAAGTGGTTCAGATATGATATTGACTCCTGAAATGAAATCAACTGGTGAAGTTATGGGTATTTCTGCTACATTTGGTGAATCTTATGCAAAAGCACAAAGTGCAGCTAAAAATGACTTACCAACTGAAGGTAAAGTATTTATTTCATTATCTGATTTAGATAAAGAATTTGCACCAAGAATTGCACAAGGATTAATAAATGAAGGTTTTTCTATTGTAGCTACAAGTGGAACACATAAGGTTATTAGTGAAGCTGGAATCGAGTGTGAAAAAGTGCTTAAAATCTCTGAAGGAAGACCAAATATCACTGATTCAATAGCAAATGGTGAAATTGCACTTGCTTTTAATACTAGTGATGGAAAAGAATCATCAAAAGATGATGGTAGAAATATTAGAAGAGCAGTTCTAAAAAATAGTGTTCCTTATGTTACTACAGCTTCAGGTGCATTAGCTTGTGTAGAAGCTATGAAAGCTTTAAAACAAAAAGACGGAATATCAGTAAAATCAATTCAAGATTTTTTACATAATTAG
- a CDS encoding Sua5 YciO YrdC YwlC family protein: MNPKFVYLVQSDTTVGFSSTDDEKLSNLKKRPTTQKVLQVVDSFNTLKQNARVPKLHKKRVRRSKKTTFIYPNTLSFRVIPRDDMFYDFVHKFKKIYSTSANITTKHFDEEFATKNAQVVVETKEGFSETISSSIYLLKKKKLKKIR, from the coding sequence ATGAATCCAAAATTTGTATATTTAGTACAATCTGATACAACAGTAGGCTTCTCATCTACAGATGATGAGAAGCTTTCAAATCTAAAAAAAAGACCCACTACACAAAAGGTACTTCAAGTAGTTGATAGTTTCAATACATTAAAACAAAATGCACGCGTACCAAAACTACATAAAAAAAGAGTAAGAAGATCAAAAAAGACTACTTTTATCTATCCAAACACTTTATCTTTTAGAGTTATACCAAGAGATGATATGTTTTATGATTTTGTGCATAAGTTTAAGAAGATTTATTCTACTTCTGCAAATATTACGACAAAACATTTTGACGAAGAGTTTGCTACAAAAAATGCTCAAGTGGTGGTAGAGACAAAAGAAGGATTTAGTGAAACTATATCTTCTTCAATTTATTTATTAAAAAAGAAAAAATTAAAAAAAATAAGATAG
- a CDS encoding relaxase/mobilization nuclease domain-containing protein: protein MLLLDEMELTKEKLKGTPRPKTYHAKKKGEIKQAVVKHLSNLNKQNIDFAMFYIAKHSENFIVKDENGNEVRTQDVLKNWKKNMSDSLKSNEAMHLAFSIDEIKTTNNLEALENSVRDVLKHNFYENKFVYTIHKHQGKPHVHAIINKRSKLTNRKIHFKNKGDVKKFYKNLREEFAENLNHYNDSFNYRTEYVVERDLKYKLLKKTIDDLKKKMNLNSNIIEKAQNTIKNLNEELKNINNRIILNSNENITNIDENNHKKNLKKVKIILNRNKELTRIKKDIEKNIYKQQELIKNTEFIIKEAATKDFVDVEHTLKFFQSKMNKRNMTLSQYFGIEKMSDDFKEMKYFYNIKVNENIKNEKDEIQLLSMTTNAFKINKLYKQTIAREFENKNILHDKYAAEQIKENKEFLINVFKEREHEVELMIRKTTNIIERSDDEKLISKKENELSFLNKELKFINNIKDINKDLYRNEIDLEKTFDKFKDKIKSINKKTSIFQLEKIFIEKDYLKENIKDKEKLEFIEKVNNKLIDLIDTRALQNYKLREFKKDKLKSSETIKDKTKVLNSLEFLKKENETIKKFYDKYITNIDRKVFISKLETKIDNIKKEDSIYKIIDLNKELKFRTKMQDNNEELKYLEQIKSKLKELVDKRAFRNYKSQSSLKEKYKEETIIEEKEKYNNHLAFSKQESSAIKRIYKDLFTTKDKKELIKDLEDRSKYLNDTKSIYTINNHYKESEFRKEFNATDNEDKLTIKSIKDDIKLISLLREDKVKRTITYYVDKLNTNITDKEILKTKKSLDYMKQENKDIKKIKQDRNKIKEKDIEIQI from the coding sequence ATGCTACTACTTGATGAGATGGAACTTACTAAAGAAAAGTTAAAAGGAACTCCCCGTCCTAAAACATATCATGCTAAAAAAAAGGGAGAAATAAAACAAGCTGTTGTAAAACACTTATCAAATTTAAATAAACAAAATATTGACTTTGCAATGTTTTATATTGCAAAACATTCTGAAAACTTTATAGTAAAAGATGAAAATGGGAATGAAGTTAGAACACAAGATGTATTAAAAAATTGGAAAAAAAATATGTCTGATAGTTTGAAAAGTAATGAAGCAATGCATTTAGCTTTTAGTATAGATGAGATAAAAACTACAAATAATCTTGAAGCTTTAGAGAATAGTGTTCGTGATGTATTAAAACATAATTTCTATGAAAATAAATTTGTTTATACAATTCATAAACATCAAGGAAAACCACATGTTCATGCAATAATAAATAAAAGAAGTAAATTAACTAATAGAAAAATTCATTTTAAAAATAAAGGTGACGTAAAAAAATTTTATAAAAATTTGCGTGAAGAATTTGCAGAGAATTTAAATCATTATAATGATAGCTTTAATTATAGAACAGAATATGTAGTTGAAAGAGATTTAAAATATAAATTACTAAAAAAGACAATAGATGATTTAAAAAAGAAAATGAATTTAAATAGTAATATAATTGAAAAAGCTCAAAATACTATAAAAAATTTAAATGAAGAATTAAAAAATATTAATAATAGAATAATACTAAACTCAAATGAAAACATTACAAACATTGATGAAAATAATCATAAAAAAAATCTAAAAAAAGTAAAAATCATTTTAAATAGAAATAAAGAATTAACAAGAATTAAAAAAGATATTGAAAAAAATATATATAAACAACAAGAATTAATAAAAAATACTGAGTTTATAATTAAAGAAGCAGCAACAAAAGATTTTGTTGATGTTGAACATACATTAAAATTTTTTCAATCAAAAATGAATAAAAGAAATATGACATTAAGTCAATATTTTGGTATTGAAAAAATGAGTGATGATTTTAAAGAAATGAAATATTTTTATAATATAAAAGTAAATGAAAATATAAAAAATGAAAAAGATGAGATACAACTTCTATCTATGACAACAAATGCATTTAAAATCAATAAGCTATATAAACAAACAATTGCAAGAGAGTTTGAAAATAAAAATATTTTACATGATAAATATGCAGCAGAACAAATAAAAGAGAATAAAGAATTTTTAATAAATGTTTTTAAAGAACGAGAACATGAAGTTGAATTAATGATAAGAAAAACTACTAATATAATTGAAAGATCAGATGATGAAAAACTTATTTCTAAAAAAGAGAATGAATTATCTTTTTTAAATAAAGAACTGAAGTTTATAAATAACATAAAAGATATAAATAAAGATCTATATAGAAATGAAATAGATTTAGAAAAAACATTTGATAAATTTAAAGATAAAATAAAATCAATAAATAAAAAAACATCAATTTTTCAACTTGAAAAAATCTTTATTGAAAAAGATTATCTAAAAGAAAATATAAAAGACAAAGAGAAACTAGAGTTTATTGAGAAAGTGAATAATAAGCTAATTGATTTAATTGATACAAGAGCATTACAGAACTATAAACTAAGAGAGTTCAAAAAAGATAAATTAAAATCAAGTGAAACAATAAAAGATAAAACAAAAGTTTTAAACTCACTTGAGTTCTTAAAAAAAGAGAATGAAACAATAAAAAAATTCTATGATAAATATATAACAAACATTGACAGAAAAGTGTTTATAAGTAAACTTGAGACAAAGATTGATAATATAAAAAAAGAAGACTCTATTTATAAGATTATAGATCTAAACAAAGAGTTAAAATTTAGAACAAAAATGCAAGATAACAATGAAGAACTAAAATACCTAGAACAAATAAAGAGTAAATTAAAAGAACTTGTAGATAAAAGAGCTTTTAGGAACTATAAAAGTCAATCTTCTTTAAAAGAGAAATACAAAGAAGAAACTATAATAGAAGAAAAAGAAAAGTATAATAATCATCTAGCCTTTTCAAAACAAGAATCATCTGCGATAAAAAGAATATATAAAGATCTATTTACAACTAAAGATAAAAAAGAGTTAATAAAAGACCTGGAAGATAGATCTAAATATTTAAATGATACTAAATCAATTTATACAATTAATAATCACTACAAAGAATCAGAGTTTAGAAAAGAATTTAATGCAACTGATAATGAGGATAAACTTACAATTAAATCTATAAAAGATGATATAAAACTAATATCATTATTACGAGAAGACAAAGTAAAAAGAACAATAACTTATTATGTAGATAAATTGAATACAAACATTACAGATAAAGAGATATTAAAAACAAAAAAATCATTAGATTACATGAAACAAGAAAATAAAGATATCAAGAAAATAAAACAGGATAGAAATAAAATAAAAGAAAAAGATATAGAAATACAGATTTAA
- a CDS encoding toprim domain-containing protein, whose product MQYTKIPMNNLLEYLGFEVNNNKSSQSHIVMSDGVDKIIISRGKGYIKDGKTLGVGNYIYFNPQNNKDNGTIYNFCKNRNINIHQLVKGAQIKDYSHKIIISDTRYYDPEIKKEYDELTSYNKTDIKSLSKIRKINPSIIKEFDSIKIDQYKNIVFPTVTVQELKNTISYDKSKETSIQTLVVSGMNKKLLERPLTKDKNGNVYDKPINSLEKGKAGLTVLIPNNVKLKDITNIITGENSIDNLSYAELNKSNLSNTMLVSFNGSMKSEAIKAFNYLIDKKLPNLKNITAAFDNDIQGNKYDEKLKEIIKDKKLNLNIDKSKSKDWNEELTIFKKDLFSTYNKARSFEKSFTLELEK is encoded by the coding sequence ATGCAATATACTAAAATACCAATGAACAATTTACTTGAATATTTAGGATTTGAAGTAAATAATAATAAATCTTCACAAAGTCATATCGTAATGAGTGATGGAGTTGATAAAATAATTATCTCAAGAGGTAAAGGCTATATAAAAGATGGTAAAACTTTAGGTGTAGGTAACTATATCTATTTTAATCCTCAAAACAATAAAGATAATGGAACAATATATAACTTTTGTAAAAATAGAAATATTAATATTCACCAGTTAGTAAAAGGTGCTCAAATAAAAGACTATTCTCATAAAATTATAATATCTGATACAAGATATTATGATCCAGAAATTAAAAAAGAATATGATGAATTAACTAGCTATAATAAAACTGATATAAAATCTTTGTCAAAGATAAGAAAAATCAATCCTTCTATAATCAAAGAATTTGATAGTATTAAAATAGATCAATATAAAAATATAGTATTTCCAACTGTTACAGTACAAGAACTAAAAAATACTATATCTTATGACAAATCAAAAGAAACCTCAATTCAAACTCTTGTAGTATCAGGAATGAATAAAAAACTACTTGAACGACCTCTTACTAAAGATAAAAATGGAAATGTATATGATAAACCAATAAATTCTTTAGAGAAAGGGAAAGCAGGATTAACAGTACTTATTCCAAATAATGTAAAGTTAAAAGATATAACTAATATCATTACAGGTGAAAATAGTATAGATAATCTATCATATGCAGAGTTAAATAAATCTAATCTATCTAATACTATGCTTGTATCTTTTAATGGAAGTATGAAAAGTGAAGCAATTAAAGCTTTCAATTATCTAATAGACAAAAAACTTCCTAACTTAAAAAATATAACTGCTGCATTTGATAATGATATACAAGGGAATAAATATGATGAAAAACTAAAAGAAATCATCAAAGATAAAAAACTAAATCTAAATATAGATAAATCTAAGTCTAAAGACTGGAATGAGGAATTAACTATATTTAAAAAAGATTTGTTTTCAACATATAATAAAGCAAGAAGCTTTGAAAAATCTTTTACTTTAGAATTGGAGAAATAA
- a CDS encoding type IV secretory system conjugative DNA transfer family protein, whose translation MKAKLLIFLSSFLLIIPMFYIIVCIQFNLDILHSINILKELYTQQFILKNKLKLEVYSSFAYASLPTIFAFITLLGSLKKQTYGYAKFADLSYILKKMKLNLKKGFTFCLVKGKTIKTDDRRSTLVIAAPGTGKTSGIVVPNLLTLPTSAIILDTKGEIEALTSRYRKEKLKNEILIFNPFGNDNNFYFNPFDKKTLNKIIEKRKKQFNEDEIDDKFDFNIKMELINQTLNVLFKSNSKESKEDTHFLNQAKMLFKFFAIYDLEKFKETNFFRLMRYPKLSREELLDEETLSKARELEETEEIELDDMKLFFTQVANDSSLDELIRDMARSFERTNTKEFKSIVTTYANKLTVFEDYRVKKAVEDMNLDFEDLRKKNITIYIKLKPKEIDTLSPLITIILETIGKELLDEENNNPNERVDFYLDEFVRFGKNPFLLELPTLSRSYNIPATYLVQTSAQVQKYYSLEDLKILSGSCAYNIIFTINDIDYAKMVSESIGNLTRNKQSETSQALKLFGSKNKSEEGYALLTPQDLMNIPNNEVIISVFGHKATPIKGKVNLYFKNRKLKRIVKKYGRKDN comes from the coding sequence ATGAAAGCAAAATTATTAATATTCCTAAGTTCATTTCTTTTAATAATACCTATGTTCTATATAATCGTATGCATACAGTTTAATCTTGATATTTTACATTCAATTAATATATTAAAAGAGTTATATACTCAACAGTTTATTTTAAAAAACAAACTAAAACTAGAAGTTTATAGTTCTTTTGCATATGCAAGTTTACCTACTATTTTTGCTTTTATAACTCTACTTGGATCATTAAAAAAACAAACATATGGTTATGCAAAATTCGCAGATCTTTCTTATATATTAAAAAAGATGAAATTAAATCTAAAAAAAGGTTTTACTTTTTGCTTAGTAAAAGGGAAAACAATAAAAACTGATGATAGAAGAAGTACATTAGTAATTGCAGCACCAGGAACGGGTAAAACTTCTGGGATAGTTGTACCAAACCTTTTAACATTACCTACAAGTGCAATTATTCTTGATACAAAAGGAGAAATTGAAGCACTTACCTCAAGATATAGAAAAGAAAAGTTAAAAAATGAAATATTAATTTTTAATCCTTTTGGTAATGATAATAACTTCTACTTTAATCCTTTTGATAAAAAAACATTAAATAAAATTATTGAAAAAAGAAAAAAACAGTTTAATGAAGATGAAATAGATGATAAGTTTGATTTTAATATAAAAATGGAACTAATAAATCAAACACTAAATGTTCTATTTAAATCAAATTCAAAAGAGTCTAAAGAAGATACTCACTTTTTAAATCAAGCAAAAATGTTATTTAAATTTTTTGCAATATATGATTTAGAAAAATTCAAAGAAACTAACTTCTTTAGACTTATGAGATATCCTAAATTATCAAGAGAAGAATTATTAGATGAAGAAACACTAAGTAAAGCAAGAGAACTTGAAGAAACAGAAGAAATAGAACTTGATGATATGAAACTATTTTTTACTCAAGTTGCAAACGACAGTTCATTAGATGAATTAATAAGAGATATGGCAAGAAGCTTTGAAAGAACAAATACAAAAGAATTCAAATCTATTGTAACTACATATGCAAATAAACTTACAGTTTTTGAAGACTATAGAGTTAAAAAAGCTGTTGAAGATATGAATCTTGATTTTGAAGACTTGAGAAAGAAAAATATCACTATTTATATTAAACTAAAACCTAAAGAAATTGATACACTTTCCCCATTAATCACAATAATATTAGAAACAATAGGGAAAGAACTTTTAGATGAAGAAAATAATAATCCAAATGAAAGAGTTGACTTTTATCTTGATGAATTTGTAAGATTTGGTAAAAACCCATTTTTACTTGAGTTACCTACTCTTTCAAGATCATATAATATCCCAGCAACTTATTTAGTTCAAACATCAGCACAAGTACAAAAGTATTACTCTTTAGAAGACTTGAAAATTCTGTCTGGTTCTTGTGCTTACAATATTATCTTTACAATAAATGATATTGATTATGCAAAAATGGTTTCTGAATCTATTGGTAATCTCACTAGGAATAAACAAAGTGAAACATCACAAGCACTTAAATTATTTGGTTCTAAAAATAAAAGTGAAGAAGGCTATGCCCTACTTACTCCTCAAGACTTAATGAATATTCCTAATAATGAAGTAATAATTTCAGTTTTTGGACATAAAGCAACTCCAATAAAAGGGAAAGTTAATCTATATTTTAAAAATAGAAAATTAAAAAGAATTGTAAAAAAATACGGAAGAAAGGATAACTAA
- the mobC gene encoding plasmid mobilization relaxosome protein MobC yields the protein MSKDKYLRRHFYMDEDSLKSLSKLEKKYKKTGSMIVRNLLNKRASLKTLKFLEEQIKTNKRAQLLVSRLPNNINQIAHNLNEGAHNFDEYKFYEITEEFKDEVKELIFELRYNTRLLEEII from the coding sequence ATGAGTAAAGATAAATACTTGAGAAGACATTTTTATATGGACGAAGATAGTTTAAAAAGTTTATCTAAACTTGAAAAGAAATATAAAAAAACTGGATCTATGATTGTCAGAAATCTATTAAATAAAAGAGCTAGTTTAAAAACACTTAAATTCTTAGAAGAACAAATAAAAACAAATAAAAGAGCTCAACTTTTAGTTTCTAGGCTTCCTAATAATATTAATCAAATAGCTCATAACTTAAATGAAGGTGCACATAATTTTGATGAATATAAATTTTATGAAATTACAGAAGAATTTAAAGATGAAGTAAAAGAGTTGATCTTTGAACTAAGATATAACACAAGATTACTTGAGGAGATAATATGA
- a CDS encoding CpaF/VirB11 family protein, producing MNRLLNNLIQVFDKYFQTQGANEIVILKEKELFLCVNGKWNEFKDEQLKKEILNDFLIFLANDREQQFNKKNRSLSTSIPGTNYRVQALHKTALNDQEFSINIRIPPKEIFPIESFKLAANLPYSYDDILNFISDRKNILISGGTGSGKTSLLNTLMKKIDIEERLVIIQDSPELRSKNKNQTSILVDKKDTGTFTYQDAIDAATRLFPERLILGELDTRNTLMSLRLNNTGHAGTISTVHANSAEDALYAMNLNIRFERDISDKTITEYISRAIDYIIQIERNKKTNEREIVEILDLKQYIKDL from the coding sequence ATGAATAGATTATTAAATAATTTAATTCAAGTATTTGATAAATACTTTCAAACTCAAGGAGCAAATGAAATAGTAATTTTAAAAGAAAAAGAACTATTTTTATGCGTAAATGGAAAATGGAATGAGTTTAAAGATGAGCAATTAAAAAAAGAAATATTAAATGACTTTTTAATATTTCTTGCAAATGATAGAGAACAACAATTTAATAAAAAGAATAGAAGTTTATCAACTTCTATTCCTGGAACAAATTATAGAGTACAAGCCTTACATAAAACAGCTTTAAATGATCAAGAGTTCTCTATCAATATAAGAATCCCACCTAAAGAAATTTTCCCTATTGAATCATTTAAATTAGCTGCTAATCTACCCTACTCTTATGATGATATATTAAACTTTATAAGTGATAGAAAAAATATACTTATAAGTGGTGGAACTGGCTCAGGAAAAACTTCTTTATTAAATACCCTTATGAAAAAAATTGATATAGAAGAAAGATTAGTAATTATTCAAGACTCACCCGAATTAAGATCTAAAAACAAAAATCAAACTTCAATACTTGTAGATAAAAAAGATACTGGAACATTTACTTATCAAGATGCAATTGATGCAGCAACTAGACTTTTCCCCGAAAGATTGATATTAGGCGAATTAGATACAAGAAATACTCTTATGTCTTTAAGACTTAATAATACAGGACATGCAGGAACAATTTCAACAGTTCATGCAAATAGTGCAGAAGATGCATTATATGCAATGAATTTAAATATTAGATTTGAAAGAGATATCTCTGATAAAACAATAACAGAATATATCTCAAGAGCAATTGATTATATTATTCAAATAGAAAGAAATAAAAAAACAAATGAAAGAGAAATTGTTGAAATACTAGATTTAAAACAATATATAAAGGATTTATAA